The following proteins are co-located in the Maridesulfovibrio sp. genome:
- a CDS encoding single-stranded DNA-binding protein — MAGSMNKVILIGRLGQDPKLSYTTSGQAFANLSVATDEGYKDRNSGQKVDKTEWHRVVAWRQTAEFAGKYLSKGRLVMVEGKLQTRKWQDQNGQDRYTTEILANNIQGLDSRQEGGYQGQQQNGYQQQGGGQYNNQQQGGYQGQPQQQQYNNQPPQGGGYPDDEDLGPAFPSEASGMDEVPF, encoded by the coding sequence ATGGCAGGAAGCATGAACAAAGTAATATTGATAGGACGTCTCGGGCAGGACCCGAAACTTTCATACACAACCTCCGGTCAGGCCTTTGCCAACCTTTCTGTAGCTACCGATGAAGGCTACAAGGACCGCAATTCCGGCCAGAAAGTTGATAAAACCGAATGGCACCGTGTTGTTGCATGGCGCCAGACTGCCGAGTTCGCAGGTAAGTACCTTTCCAAGGGCCGTCTGGTCATGGTTGAAGGCAAATTACAGACCCGTAAATGGCAGGACCAGAACGGTCAGGACCGCTACACTACTGAAATATTAGCCAATAATATTCAGGGCCTCGACAGCAGGCAGGAAGGCGGCTATCAGGGCCAGCAGCAGAATGGATACCAGCAGCAGGGCGGCGGTCAGTATAACAATCAGCAGCAGGGCGGCTATCAGGGCCAGCCTCAGCAGCAACAGTACAACAACCAACCCCCTCAGGGCGGCGGTTATCCGGATGATGAAGATCTCGGTCCCGCATTCCCTTCCGAAGCAAGCGGAATGGACGAAGTTCCGTTTTAA
- a CDS encoding GGDEF domain-containing protein, translated as MRKTDEFDAKQKSRVRMNDFNAGRQSRYLMVVSLTLLPILSLVLITVFTFFHPIFEKMEFIADTIYEEIRPVRVLQKGLMVSMMAPNDYLLHGNMDEKKIWEQSKDEVNHYFKVLIENPAYADEKSRLLILKQEWVNCMLLGDQIFQVKVVGLISRHSAELMEAFDQCVENISSDLDSFAEYREESVSGAYKSIHELKTKTIIATLAAILLGMISGVVGSIWLARNRSKMIEFVTRDALTGAYNRRALDEALHRLNGDKSAFAALLLDLDNFKSVNDTHGHDAGDLILKSFVEETKKVLRTDDLFGRYGGEEFLILLYNTKLEHAVTLAERIRQSVESNAVFLPSSGAHHSLTVSIGCAASDGSKPSEETVRMADKAMYKAKQSGRNQVRVAES; from the coding sequence GTGCGGAAGACAGATGAATTTGATGCAAAGCAAAAAAGTCGGGTGCGTATGAATGATTTTAATGCCGGGCGACAGTCAAGATATTTAATGGTTGTATCTTTGACTCTTTTGCCAATTTTATCATTGGTCTTGATTACAGTATTTACATTTTTTCATCCTATCTTTGAAAAGATGGAATTCATCGCAGATACTATATATGAAGAAATACGCCCAGTGAGAGTTTTGCAGAAGGGTTTGATGGTTTCCATGATGGCCCCTAATGATTATTTACTTCATGGAAATATGGATGAAAAGAAGATTTGGGAGCAGTCGAAAGATGAAGTAAATCATTATTTCAAAGTATTAATTGAAAATCCTGCTTATGCTGATGAAAAAAGCAGGTTGCTTATCCTGAAACAGGAATGGGTCAATTGTATGCTTTTGGGTGACCAGATTTTTCAGGTAAAAGTAGTTGGGCTTATTTCCAGGCACTCGGCAGAATTGATGGAGGCGTTTGACCAGTGTGTAGAAAATATTTCATCGGATTTAGATAGTTTTGCTGAGTATAGAGAGGAATCAGTAAGCGGGGCATACAAATCCATACACGAGCTTAAAACCAAAACAATTATTGCTACATTGGCAGCAATTTTATTGGGAATGATTTCCGGGGTCGTGGGGAGTATATGGCTTGCAAGAAATAGAAGTAAAATGATCGAATTCGTAACAAGGGATGCCCTTACCGGAGCATATAACAGACGGGCATTGGATGAGGCTCTTCATAGGTTGAATGGAGACAAGAGTGCTTTCGCTGCTTTGCTTTTGGATCTTGATAATTTTAAGTCAGTTAATGATACACACGGTCACGATGCAGGTGATTTAATACTCAAATCTTTTGTTGAAGAAACGAAAAAGGTGTTGCGGACTGATGATCTGTTTGGGAGATACGGCGGCGAAGAATTTTTGATATTGCTTTATAATACCAAACTTGAGCATGCTGTTACTCTTGCTGAGCGGATCCGGCAATCAGTTGAATCAAATGCGGTCTTTTTGCCTTCCTCCGGCGCACATCATTCATTGACTGTCAGTATAGGATGTGCAGCAAGTGATGGAAGTAAGCCAAGTGAAGAAACCGTCAGGATGGCGGATAAGGCTATGTATAAGGCAAAACAATCCGGGCGAAATCAGGTCAGGGTTGCAGAATCCTAG
- a CDS encoding P-II family nitrogen regulator, with the protein MKKVEIIIRPFKLEEIKECLSEIGIKGMTVSDVKGFGRQGGHKEVYRGAEYQVDFLPKIKIEIVIDEDIVSEVLEAVTETARTGQVGDGKIFISPVEEVIRIRTGESGPDAL; encoded by the coding sequence ATGAAAAAAGTTGAAATAATCATAAGGCCCTTTAAACTTGAAGAAATAAAGGAATGCCTGAGCGAAATAGGCATCAAAGGAATGACTGTGTCCGACGTGAAAGGCTTCGGACGTCAGGGCGGACACAAAGAAGTATACCGCGGAGCTGAATATCAGGTCGATTTTTTACCTAAGATCAAAATCGAAATTGTAATTGATGAAGATATCGTAAGCGAAGTTCTGGAGGCTGTGACTGAAACAGCACGCACAGGTCAGGTCGGTGACGGTAAAATCTTCATCTCACCGGTAGAAGAAGTAATCCGTATCAGAACCGGAGAATCCGGACCGGACGCTCTGTAA
- a CDS encoding ammonium transporter has product MINTGDTVFILVSAALVLLMTPGLALFYAGMVRSKNVLGTIMQSFIMISVISVEWIYLGYTMSFGPDIGGIIGNLSYFALNGVTAAPSETYATTIPQIVFMIYQCMFAVITPALITGAFAERVRFAPFIVFSLLWSILVYNPVCHWIWGGGFLADMGVLDFAGGLVVHLTCGVAALVACIFIGPRNGYGKRMFIPHNLPMTLLGTGLLWFGWFGFNGGSALAADGIAGGAFVATHIAGMVGMAAWCGIEWIHSGKPTSLGAASGAIAGLATITPAAGFVSPNSAVIIGLLGGLICYGAVMAKSRFGYDDSLDVVGIHGVGGLAGTICLGIFASTAINPGGADGLIHGNINLLIAQFKGIFIVGGYTLVISYILLKVINAVSPLRLDQKAEEEGMDTSEHSESAYQN; this is encoded by the coding sequence ATGATAAACACTGGTGATACAGTATTTATTCTCGTTTCAGCAGCATTAGTCCTGCTGATGACTCCCGGACTTGCACTCTTTTACGCTGGAATGGTCCGCAGTAAAAACGTTCTGGGAACTATCATGCAAAGCTTTATCATGATCTCAGTTATCAGCGTTGAATGGATTTATCTCGGATACACCATGTCTTTCGGACCGGACATCGGCGGTATCATCGGCAACCTGTCCTACTTTGCCCTGAACGGCGTAACCGCCGCCCCCAGTGAGACATACGCCACCACTATTCCGCAGATTGTGTTTATGATCTACCAGTGCATGTTTGCAGTGATCACTCCCGCACTTATCACCGGTGCATTTGCCGAGCGAGTCCGTTTCGCTCCGTTCATTGTATTCAGTCTGCTCTGGTCCATCTTGGTATACAACCCGGTCTGCCACTGGATATGGGGCGGAGGCTTTCTTGCAGACATGGGTGTACTCGACTTTGCCGGAGGGCTGGTTGTCCACTTAACCTGCGGTGTAGCAGCTCTTGTGGCCTGTATCTTTATCGGGCCGCGAAACGGATACGGCAAACGCATGTTTATCCCCCACAACCTCCCCATGACCCTGTTGGGAACAGGACTACTCTGGTTCGGCTGGTTCGGCTTCAACGGAGGAAGCGCCCTTGCAGCTGACGGCATAGCAGGGGGAGCATTCGTGGCAACCCACATCGCAGGTATGGTTGGAATGGCTGCATGGTGCGGGATAGAATGGATTCACAGCGGCAAACCAACCTCGCTTGGAGCAGCTTCCGGAGCAATCGCTGGACTTGCCACAATCACTCCGGCAGCAGGATTTGTCAGCCCCAACTCAGCTGTAATTATCGGCCTCCTTGGAGGACTTATCTGTTACGGAGCAGTCATGGCAAAATCACGTTTTGGATATGACGACAGCCTTGATGTCGTAGGAATCCACGGCGTAGGCGGACTGGCCGGAACAATCTGTCTTGGTATTTTCGCCTCCACGGCCATCAACCCGGGGGGCGCAGACGGACTTATCCACGGCAACATCAACTTGCTGATCGCCCAGTTCAAAGGTATCTTTATTGTCGGTGGCTATACCCTTGTTATCAGCTACATACTGCTCAAAGTCATCAACGCTGTTTCGCCGCTGCGTTTGGACCAGAAAGCTGAAGAAGAAGGCATGGACACCAGCGAACATAGCGAAAGCGCATACCAGAACTAA
- a CDS encoding TIGR03960 family B12-binding radical SAM protein, whose translation MKKLLPLLPRPTRYLGSEWGSVHKDPAKVKAHIAIGFPDLYEIGMSYLGQKILYEIVNKHDDFYAERVYTPCEETAEIMREHGELLATLESDTPLKDVDALGISLTHELCYTNVLFMLDLAGIPLKSADRDDSCPLVIGGGGACFNAEPVADFFDVIMLGDGEESIIKVMEVIAECKEQGLGRKARLEKLAELPGIYIPEFFDPENPGDFFVEKAVVEDFEPIPFPKEQILPYGQVIHDRLTMEIARGCTRGCRFCQAGIIYRPVRERTPETLTKTLMEGLEETGYEETSFLSLSTGDYSALDTLFAQCFDNCAAEQISISLPSLRVGSLSEPIMERIATIRRTGATLAPEAGSQRMRDVINKGITEEALLEHALMLYENGWQNIKLYFMIGLPTETFEDLDAIVDLCVKVRDVAGKHIKKLNITAAVSPFVPKPHTPFQWERQISLEEIGERLDYMREKFNNQKRIKMKSHIPRMTFLEGIFSRGDRRLGPVIEKAYKKGALYSSWKDHLKLEPYLEAMEEEGLTPEEFTGARDHDARLPWDHLSSGVSKKFLLTELKRGISEKITGDCRYEECRNCGVCNFDGRKSLLEKQAETMDLRPKMVFETRDQAGNVPDFVQAEKPDLGIKGSHFRLWYTKTGTSAYLSQLDLQPVIERAMRRAELPLTFSQGFHPMPRMSFGRALPVGVESLKEWMNIMLRTDVSAQDLVDRLNKQMPMGMKIVGADPLDLSKKQKHPEIEDFTLIFTCSPEEAKEKIEKLREYAQSDEYFVSHTTKKKVKEKNIRPMLVKFDEMNERTIKLTFDWTSMYMSPVKMIAAICPGTTLLDFDLTKTDQRFE comes from the coding sequence TTGAAAAAGCTGCTCCCCCTTCTACCCCGCCCTACCCGTTATCTGGGTTCGGAATGGGGCTCCGTCCACAAGGACCCCGCTAAGGTCAAGGCTCATATCGCCATTGGTTTCCCGGATCTTTACGAGATCGGCATGTCCTATCTCGGACAGAAAATCCTTTATGAAATCGTTAATAAGCATGATGATTTTTACGCCGAGAGGGTCTACACCCCCTGCGAAGAAACTGCAGAAATCATGCGCGAACACGGCGAGCTGCTGGCCACCCTTGAAAGCGATACTCCACTGAAAGACGTGGACGCACTGGGAATCAGCCTGACCCATGAGCTGTGCTACACTAACGTGCTCTTCATGCTCGACCTTGCCGGTATCCCGCTCAAGTCCGCTGACCGTGACGATTCCTGTCCGCTGGTCATCGGCGGAGGCGGAGCATGCTTCAATGCTGAACCTGTTGCCGATTTTTTTGATGTAATCATGCTCGGCGACGGCGAAGAATCCATCATCAAGGTCATGGAAGTTATTGCCGAATGCAAAGAGCAGGGACTGGGTCGTAAGGCTCGCCTTGAGAAACTTGCTGAACTTCCCGGCATCTACATTCCTGAGTTTTTCGATCCCGAAAATCCCGGAGATTTCTTTGTGGAAAAAGCTGTGGTGGAAGATTTCGAGCCCATCCCATTTCCCAAGGAACAGATTCTGCCCTACGGTCAGGTCATTCATGACCGTCTGACCATGGAAATCGCCCGTGGCTGCACCCGTGGCTGCCGTTTCTGTCAGGCAGGCATCATCTACCGCCCTGTCCGCGAACGCACCCCGGAGACACTGACCAAAACCCTCATGGAAGGTCTGGAAGAAACCGGATACGAGGAGACTTCCTTCCTCTCCCTGAGCACCGGGGACTACTCCGCTCTGGATACACTTTTTGCCCAGTGTTTCGATAACTGCGCAGCTGAACAGATTTCCATTTCACTGCCTTCCTTGCGCGTAGGTTCCCTTTCCGAACCGATCATGGAACGTATCGCCACCATCCGCCGCACCGGAGCCACCCTTGCTCCTGAAGCCGGAAGCCAACGCATGCGTGACGTGATCAACAAGGGCATTACCGAAGAAGCCCTGCTGGAGCATGCGCTCATGCTCTATGAAAACGGCTGGCAAAATATCAAGCTCTATTTCATGATCGGTCTGCCCACTGAGACTTTCGAAGACCTCGACGCCATTGTCGATCTCTGTGTTAAAGTTCGCGACGTGGCAGGCAAGCACATCAAGAAGCTGAACATCACTGCTGCAGTTTCACCTTTCGTACCCAAGCCGCACACCCCCTTCCAGTGGGAACGCCAGATTTCCCTTGAAGAAATCGGTGAACGTTTGGATTACATGCGCGAAAAATTCAATAACCAGAAGCGCATCAAGATGAAATCGCACATTCCTCGCATGACCTTCCTTGAAGGTATTTTCTCACGCGGTGACCGCAGGCTCGGCCCGGTAATTGAGAAGGCTTATAAAAAAGGCGCCCTTTATTCCAGCTGGAAGGATCACCTCAAGCTTGAGCCTTACCTTGAAGCCATGGAAGAGGAAGGCCTTACCCCCGAAGAATTCACCGGAGCACGGGACCATGACGCCCGCCTGCCTTGGGATCATCTTTCATCCGGGGTCAGCAAGAAATTCCTGCTTACCGAACTTAAACGCGGTATATCCGAAAAAATCACCGGAGACTGCCGCTACGAAGAATGCCGCAACTGCGGAGTCTGCAACTTTGACGGTCGCAAATCACTGCTTGAAAAACAGGCAGAAACCATGGACCTGCGTCCGAAAATGGTTTTTGAAACCCGCGACCAGGCCGGCAATGTCCCCGATTTCGTACAGGCAGAAAAACCTGACCTCGGTATCAAGGGCAGCCATTTCCGTCTCTGGTATACCAAGACCGGAACCTCGGCCTACCTGTCGCAGCTGGACCTTCAGCCTGTAATTGAGCGGGCCATGCGCCGCGCAGAACTGCCGCTGACCTTCTCACAGGGATTCCACCCCATGCCGCGAATGTCCTTTGGGCGCGCATTACCAGTAGGTGTGGAAAGCCTGAAAGAATGGATGAACATCATGCTGCGGACAGATGTCAGCGCTCAGGATCTGGTGGACCGCCTCAACAAGCAGATGCCCATGGGAATGAAGATTGTCGGAGCTGACCCGCTGGATTTGTCCAAAAAACAGAAGCATCCCGAGATAGAAGACTTCACCCTGATCTTCACCTGCTCCCCTGAAGAGGCCAAGGAGAAAATCGAGAAGCTGCGTGAGTACGCCCAGTCGGATGAATACTTTGTATCTCACACCACCAAGAAAAAGGTGAAGGAGAAAAACATCCGTCCCATGCTGGTTAAATTTGATGAAATGAATGAACGGACCATAAAACTGACCTTCGACTGGACGTCTATGTACATGAGTCCGGTGAAGATGATCGCCGCCATCTGTCCAGGCACAACGCTGCTGGACTTTGACCTGACCAAAACGGATCAGCGATTCGAATAA
- a CDS encoding DNA-3-methyladenine glycosylase I, with amino-acid sequence MPNRCPWAQHELEITYHDTEWGVPLHDDRHHFEFIILEGAQAGLSWLTVLKKRENYRQAFSGFNPEIVARFDENDIERLRQNEGIIRNKLKINSAVRNALAFLDIQKEFGSFDAYIWQFTGGKTIQNKWQSLEEVPAKTPEAEAMSEDLKKRGFNFVGPTICYAYMQATGMVNDHLVSCFRHKELLTAE; translated from the coding sequence ATGCCAAACCGCTGCCCATGGGCACAACACGAACTCGAAATAACTTACCACGATACCGAGTGGGGAGTTCCCCTGCATGACGACCGGCACCATTTTGAATTCATTATTCTTGAAGGAGCGCAGGCCGGACTTTCATGGCTGACCGTCTTGAAAAAACGCGAGAACTACCGCCAAGCATTCTCCGGTTTCAATCCTGAAATCGTTGCCCGCTTTGATGAAAATGACATTGAACGGTTACGGCAGAATGAAGGAATCATCCGCAACAAGCTCAAGATTAATTCCGCTGTGCGTAATGCCCTGGCATTTCTAGATATTCAAAAAGAATTCGGAAGCTTTGATGCTTACATATGGCAGTTCACGGGCGGAAAGACGATCCAGAACAAATGGCAATCACTGGAAGAAGTTCCTGCCAAAACCCCGGAAGCTGAAGCCATGAGCGAGGATTTAAAGAAAAGGGGATTCAATTTCGTAGGCCCGACAATCTGCTACGCATACATGCAGGCCACCGGAATGGTTAACGATCACCTTGTAAGCTGCTTCCGCCATAAAGAATTGCTTACTGCCGAATAA